In the genome of Leptospira broomii serovar Hurstbridge str. 5399, the window TATCCTTTGGGAATATACGGTTCAAGCCAATCTGAAAGAATTTAAAGAAGTCTTCGGGCGAAGCTTGGAAGAAGTCGAACTCAATTTAGAGAGGCTTTTTGATCCGGAGATCGATATCAATAGAATGTATCGAAGCGAAGGAAATCGAATCGATACTCGAAAATATATCTCTTTTCTTTCCGGAAAAGGCGACTCCAAAGTTTTCGATAAAACTACCATCGATAAGGACGAGGAAAAACTAAAGGGCGTCGAAGTCGCTTTTCTAGTATCTAAGGCTAGGAGAATCTTCAACTTCGAATATGCGGTCGCTACTCTTTCGGCCATGCTTTCTTCGGCTCATATTCTGGACGAACACGACGTGAATTTTTCCGTAACGGCGTATTCGGATCGATTAAATAGGAAGGATCGAATCGATTTAGTAGAGATTAAGAGAATCGAAGAGCCGTACGACGCAAAAAAAGAAGAGGAAATGTTCGATTCTCTAAGGAGCGATTGGCAGGGTGACTCGATTGAAGAGTATCAATTGCTCGAGAAGATCGAATCCTACTTTTCGCCTGAAGCCCAAACTAGGATCCTGGTCATGATATCCGATTTTCGTGGACAAAGGGGAAAAGCGGAGATCGAGCAGGAAATTCAATCTCGGGACAATCGCCGACTTAAAGCCGAGATTTTGAAACATTCGAATAAAAACTACGTTTTCCTCGGAGTCGGTCTGGGAAGGCGCTACATTGCCGAGCATATTTTTCCGGACTCGATCCAGATAACCTCGGAAAACTTTTATAATATGCCCAACTTAATCGGGGCGGAATTGGGACGGATTATTCTCACCCACCATTCGACCCGAAATTAATTTGGGGACGGCCGTCGGCCGTCAAAACGATTGGAAATGGGAAAGAAAAAGGAAACATCCGGCCCGCAGCCGCTGGTAAATAAAAAAGCCAGATTTAACTTCGAACTGATCTCTTTTATCGAAGCGGGGATCGTTTTGTCCGGATCCGAAGTGAAGAGTCTACGCGAGAAGAAAGCGAATCTAACCGATGCATTCGCAAAAATCAAAAACGGAGAAGTTTATCTAGATAGTTTTTCCATCACTCCGTATAAAAACGGCGGATACGCAAATCACCCGGAGATCCGTCCTCGTAAACTTCTCCTCAAAAAAAAAGAGATCGATAAGCTGGATCGACAAATGAAAGAGAAGGGGCTCGTTCTCATCGCTACAAAGGTTTATTTCAAAGATAATCGTTGGGCCAAAGTGGAGCTTGCCTTGGCCAAACCTAAGAAGCTTTACGATAAACGGGAAGACTTGAAAAAGAGCGACGCAAAAATGGAAATCGCTCGCGCTATTAAGGCTAAGAACTACTCATAAAATGGCATCAAAAAAACGTAATGTACCGATGGTTAGCATCGTCGGACGCCAGAATGTCGGTAAGTCGACTTTATTCAATTCGTTACTTAAAAAGAAATTAGCGATCACCGAAGATTATCCGGGAGTGACTAGGGACGTTCTACAAGCTCGCGTTCTAAACCCCGAGAGAGGATTGGATTTTCATCTCTGCGATACTCCGGGTCTGGACATCGAAAAGCCGGACGGATTAGACGAAGCCATTTTAGAAAACGCGTTTAGGCAGTTGGCTCAATCGGATCTAATTCTGTTTCTTCTGGATTTAAGAGAAATGACTCCGTACGATTCAAGACTCATAGAAAGATTCAGAAAAGATCCGGAGCTAAATCAAATTCCGGTTCTTTACTGCGTAAACAAAGTGGATAATCCGGAAGACGAGGAGGACTTGGATCAATTTTATCGTTTAGGATTATCCGAAATTC includes:
- the smpB gene encoding SsrA-binding protein, translating into MGKKKETSGPQPLVNKKARFNFELISFIEAGIVLSGSEVKSLREKKANLTDAFAKIKNGEVYLDSFSITPYKNGGYANHPEIRPRKLLLKKKEIDKLDRQMKEKGLVLIATKVYFKDNRWAKVELALAKPKKLYDKREDLKKSDAKMEIARAIKAKNYS